A genomic window from Nosocomiicoccus massiliensis includes:
- a CDS encoding DUF6501 family protein, whose protein sequence is MLHETWKDNHIKDVKVVHTDAKKFKVSDMLTVGKTYKVVNETEEYLFVIDNSNKVGGYYKEYFEEV, encoded by the coding sequence ATGTTACACGAAACTTGGAAAGATAATCATATTAAAGATGTCAAAGTCGTTCATACAGATGCAAAAAAGTTTAAAGTATCTGATATGTTAACAGTTGGTAAAACGTATAAAGTCGTTAATGAAACTGAAGAATATTTGTTTGTCATCGATAATTCTAATAAAGTCGGCGGCTATTATAAAGAATATTTTGAAGAAGTTTAA
- a CDS encoding 2-oxoglutarate dehydrogenase E1 component, translated as MKEKAYDHAPVSFGTNLGLILEYYDMYLEDPNSVSEEMQILFESILNNDTQFSAPRTGSSSSKLENIIKWVTDIRTYGHLVADVYPVYPPEIKNKPDFSFESYGFTEEDLKNVSVETISPYLVDTFDNALDAIHHLKDTYTSPLSFEFSHINNEEEREWFKKYTETKGQPNYDNDQKIALFKELSKVEGFEKYLQKNFVGAKRFSIEGVDSLVPMLNHLLKKMAEDKLQHLQIGMAHRGRLNVLTHVLQKPYEMMLSEFMSTDAMKFLPTDESLAITNGWMGDVKYHLGGVKTLNDNDLEQTVTLANNPSHLEIVGPVVQGKTRAAQEQNDVAGESVQDKNASFAVVVHGDAAFPAQGVNPEAMNMSDLNGYTVGGSIHIITNNRIGFTTEEWDGRSTLYSSDIAKGFDIPVLHVNNDKPEYVLKAIELAFEYRQTFNRDIVIDLIGYRRMGHNEMDEPMTTNPMLYNEIKNYPTIEHLYGDQLVEESVISKDQKSEIIDNVEKEIRSAHDKIDKNDTIVSGEIEHPEFVFGKQKNEADETITKERLEKITEELLTYNGDFEVFKRLSKVLERRKLAFEDDSAGIDWGHAEALAFATLLQDGTPIRFTGEDAERGTFAHRNAVLHDPESGEKYTPLKNISDAKASFDIYNSPLSELAALAYEYGYNVQNKDVLTIWEAQYGDFVNMAQPIIDTFISAAHSKWGETTGLTMLLPHAQEGQGPEHSSARIERFLQLCAENNMIVANLSSSANYFHLLRRQAQNLNTDLMRPLVLTSPKSLLRNQTASRPVSEFVNGTFKEIIYNNEKPKSVKTVLIASGKVAVELEENLKKEEDTSKLLIKLEQLYPFPEEEIKEVLSTLPKLEEVRFVQEEPKNQGSYRFVEPYLRDLLDDKIALSYVGRNESASPAEGNAGIYKLIQDRIIKEALK; from the coding sequence ATGAAAGAGAAGGCGTATGATCACGCGCCTGTTAGTTTCGGAACAAACCTTGGGTTAATCTTAGAATACTACGATATGTATTTAGAGGACCCGAATAGTGTTTCTGAGGAGATGCAAATTTTATTTGAGTCAATTTTAAACAATGATACTCAATTTAGCGCTCCGAGAACAGGTAGCTCAAGTAGCAAATTAGAGAACATTATTAAGTGGGTAACTGATATTCGTACTTACGGTCATTTAGTGGCTGACGTTTATCCGGTGTATCCTCCTGAAATTAAAAACAAACCTGATTTCAGTTTTGAAAGTTATGGATTTACTGAAGAGGATCTTAAAAACGTTTCTGTTGAAACGATTAGTCCATATTTAGTAGATACTTTTGATAATGCACTCGATGCGATTCATCATTTAAAAGATACGTATACTTCACCATTATCTTTTGAATTCTCACACATTAACAACGAAGAAGAAAGAGAATGGTTCAAAAAGTATACAGAAACAAAAGGGCAACCGAATTATGATAACGATCAAAAAATAGCACTATTTAAAGAATTATCAAAAGTTGAAGGTTTCGAAAAATATTTACAAAAAAACTTCGTAGGAGCAAAACGTTTCTCTATTGAAGGTGTAGACTCTTTAGTACCGATGTTAAATCATCTACTTAAGAAAATGGCCGAAGATAAATTACAACACCTTCAAATTGGGATGGCACACCGTGGACGCCTAAACGTCTTAACTCATGTATTACAAAAACCATACGAAATGATGTTAAGTGAATTCATGTCAACGGACGCTATGAAATTCTTACCAACTGATGAATCTCTAGCAATTACTAACGGTTGGATGGGAGACGTTAAATATCACCTCGGTGGGGTTAAAACATTAAATGATAACGATCTTGAGCAAACAGTTACACTTGCTAATAATCCGTCTCACTTAGAAATCGTTGGACCTGTCGTACAAGGTAAAACACGTGCAGCACAAGAACAAAACGATGTAGCCGGCGAAAGTGTACAAGACAAAAATGCATCATTTGCAGTAGTTGTTCATGGAGACGCTGCGTTTCCAGCTCAAGGTGTAAACCCTGAAGCAATGAACATGAGTGACCTAAATGGTTACACTGTCGGTGGTTCTATTCACATCATTACGAATAACCGTATCGGATTCACAACAGAAGAATGGGACGGTCGTTCAACGCTTTACTCAAGTGATATCGCAAAAGGATTTGATATCCCTGTATTACACGTTAACAACGACAAACCAGAATATGTATTAAAAGCAATTGAACTAGCATTTGAATACCGTCAAACATTCAACCGTGATATCGTTATCGACCTCATCGGATACCGTCGAATGGGGCATAACGAAATGGATGAACCAATGACAACGAACCCAATGCTTTACAATGAAATTAAAAACTATCCAACAATTGAACACTTATATGGTGATCAATTAGTTGAGGAATCAGTAATTTCTAAAGACCAAAAATCAGAAATTATTGATAATGTTGAAAAAGAAATTCGTTCAGCACACGATAAAATCGATAAAAACGATACGATTGTAAGTGGTGAAATCGAACATCCTGAATTCGTGTTCGGTAAACAGAAAAACGAAGCTGACGAAACGATTACGAAAGAACGTTTAGAAAAAATTACTGAAGAATTATTAACTTATAACGGTGATTTTGAGGTATTCAAACGACTTTCTAAAGTTTTAGAAAGAAGAAAGTTAGCATTTGAAGATGACTCAGCTGGTATCGACTGGGGTCACGCTGAAGCACTTGCGTTTGCTACATTACTTCAAGACGGTACACCAATTCGCTTTACAGGTGAAGATGCAGAACGTGGTACGTTCGCACACCGTAACGCTGTGTTACATGATCCTGAAAGCGGAGAAAAATATACACCGTTAAAAAATATTAGTGACGCGAAAGCATCATTTGATATTTATAACTCACCGTTATCAGAACTTGCAGCATTAGCATATGAATATGGTTATAACGTTCAAAATAAAGACGTCTTAACAATTTGGGAAGCACAATACGGTGACTTCGTAAACATGGCACAGCCAATCATTGATACGTTTATTTCTGCAGCGCATTCTAAATGGGGAGAAACGACAGGCTTAACGATGTTACTTCCTCATGCACAAGAAGGACAAGGTCCTGAACACTCAAGTGCAAGAATTGAAAGATTCTTACAGTTATGTGCAGAAAACAACATGATCGTGGCGAACTTATCATCAAGTGCGAACTACTTCCATCTATTAAGACGACAAGCACAAAACTTAAACACTGATTTAATGCGTCCATTAGTACTTACTTCACCGAAAAGTTTACTAAGAAACCAAACAGCATCTAGACCAGTTTCAGAGTTTGTAAATGGTACATTTAAAGAAATCATTTATAATAACGAAAAGCCTAAATCAGTTAAAACGGTTTTAATCGCTAGTGGTAAAGTAGCAGTTGAACTAGAAGAAAATCTTAAAAAAGAAGAAGACACTTCTAAGTTATTAATTAAATTAGAGCAACTATATCCATTCCCAGAGGAAGAAATTAAAGAAGTTCTAAGTACTCTACCAAAATTAGAAGAAGTTAGATTTGTACAAGAGGAGCCTAAAAACCAAGGTTCATATCGTTTCGTAGAACCGTACTTACGCGATCTACTCGATGACAAAATCGCTTTAAGCTATGTTGGAAGAAACGAAAGTGCGTCTCCTGCAGAAGGAAACGCAGGTATTTATAAATTAATTCAAGATAGAATCATTAAAGAAGCATTGAAATAA
- a CDS encoding toxic anion resistance protein has protein sequence MTESNKKDELLNNPFQPVTELQKEEHSQNVTTTFKDDEFTAEELKQIETIKNQIQPLDNDALISYGANAQSQLSQFSHDMLNQVQSKEIGPVGDSLKQLMSKLKEIDPEQLTKQNKNVFQRMFGKVNRSVNELLAKHKGVASQVDRISVQLENSKDLLVRDVQLLDNLYEENKAYFEALNIYIRAAELKKNEIETETLPELRQRATASNNQMATQDVNDMIQYMNRLDKRIHDLKLSRQITLQSAPQIRMIQNINQSLAEKIQSSILTSIPLWKNQMAIALTLLNQESASKAQKAVTDTTNELLSKNSEMLKQNALMTAEENERGIVDIETLKYTQENLLETIEETLRIQTEGKAKRQAAEKELLQMEEELKTRLLDIKDRYK, from the coding sequence TTGACAGAAAGTAATAAAAAAGATGAATTATTAAACAACCCTTTTCAACCCGTTACGGAGTTACAAAAAGAAGAACACTCACAAAATGTGACAACAACATTTAAAGATGATGAATTTACAGCAGAAGAATTAAAACAGATAGAAACGATCAAAAATCAAATACAACCACTCGACAACGATGCACTCATTTCATATGGTGCGAACGCTCAATCCCAACTGTCACAGTTTTCTCACGATATGTTAAATCAAGTACAATCTAAAGAGATAGGACCTGTTGGAGACTCTTTAAAACAGTTGATGAGTAAATTAAAAGAAATTGATCCAGAACAATTAACGAAGCAAAATAAGAATGTATTTCAGCGTATGTTTGGTAAAGTCAATCGATCAGTAAATGAATTACTCGCTAAACATAAAGGTGTTGCGAGTCAAGTAGATAGAATTAGTGTACAACTGGAAAACTCAAAAGATTTACTCGTTAGAGATGTTCAATTATTAGACAATCTCTATGAAGAAAATAAAGCGTATTTTGAAGCGCTAAACATTTATATACGTGCTGCAGAGCTTAAAAAGAATGAAATTGAGACAGAAACACTACCTGAGTTAAGACAGCGCGCAACAGCGTCTAACAATCAGATGGCAACGCAAGATGTAAACGATATGATTCAGTACATGAATCGATTAGATAAACGTATTCACGATCTTAAATTATCTCGACAAATTACGTTACAATCTGCGCCACAAATTCGTATGATTCAAAATATTAACCAGTCACTCGCTGAAAAAATTCAAAGTTCGATTTTAACATCTATCCCACTGTGGAAAAACCAAATGGCGATTGCGTTAACATTACTAAACCAAGAATCGGCGTCAAAAGCACAAAAAGCTGTAACGGACACGACGAATGAATTGTTAAGTAAAAATAGTGAGATGTTAAAACAAAACGCACTCATGACAGCAGAAGAAAACGAACGTGGTATCGTAGATATCGAAACGCTTAAATACACGCAAGAAAACCTACTTGAGACGATTGAAGAAACGTTACGCATTCAAACAGAAGGTAAAGCAAAACGTCAAGCTGCTGAAAAAGAATTACTTCAAATGGAAGAAGAACTTAAAACTCGCCTATTAGATATAAAAGATAGATACAAATAA
- a CDS encoding 5-bromo-4-chloroindolyl phosphate hydrolysis family protein — MKDYLTHLYGVLIASPVALITWLMSLMVFDLATLTSAIATSVAALLTYVTTQQFTLQKYLNEHELARSEYKYIKQELKVAKGKQKRLLNSFKKIRNLNDIKLIFDINRVVRAIMKRVENEPKLFYNGLQFFHSNLDSAVNMVEIYLDLYRLPGKTKEEKIELNTARLRLLDLKRNLELDLSEINKRDYERLKIERDVLKRTEGNNRKRQLEMKEDERLPDFSKVIQEKEKAGEYIDRK, encoded by the coding sequence ATGAAGGATTACCTGACACATTTGTACGGCGTGTTGATTGCGAGTCCTGTTGCGCTTATTACGTGGCTAATGTCGTTAATGGTGTTCGATTTAGCGACTTTAACGTCAGCGATCGCAACGAGTGTTGCTGCACTCTTAACGTATGTTACAACACAGCAATTTACGTTACAAAAGTATTTAAACGAACACGAGCTTGCACGCAGTGAATATAAATATATAAAACAAGAGTTAAAGGTCGCTAAGGGAAAACAGAAGCGGCTTTTAAATAGCTTTAAAAAGATTAGAAATTTAAATGATATTAAACTTATCTTTGATATAAATAGAGTCGTACGCGCGATTATGAAACGTGTAGAAAACGAACCTAAACTATTTTATAATGGTTTACAATTCTTTCACTCTAATTTAGATTCAGCGGTAAACATGGTCGAAATATATTTAGATTTATATCGTTTACCAGGTAAAACGAAAGAAGAAAAAATTGAACTCAATACGGCAAGGTTACGCCTACTCGATTTAAAACGAAATTTAGAACTCGATTTATCAGAAATAAACAAACGAGATTATGAGCGGCTTAAAATAGAGCGTGATGTATTAAAACGCACCGAAGGAAATAATAGAAAAAGACAGTTAGAAATGAAGGAAGATGAACGCCTTCCTGACTTTTCAAAAGTGATTCAAGAGAAAGAAAAAGCAGGTGAATATATTGACAGAAAGTAA
- a CDS encoding cold-shock protein has translation MKQGNVKWFNAEKGFGFIEIEGEDDVFVHFSAIQEEGYKSLEEGQAVEFEIVEGDRGPQATNVVKL, from the coding sequence ATGAAACAAGGTAACGTAAAATGGTTCAACGCTGAAAAAGGTTTTGGCTTTATCGAAATCGAAGGAGAAGATGACGTATTCGTACACTTCTCAGCAATTCAAGAGGAAGGTTACAAATCTCTTGAAGAAGGTCAAGCAGTTGAATTCGAAATCGTTGAAGGCGACCGTGGTCCACAAGCGACAAACGTAGTTAAATTATAA
- the brnQ gene encoding branched-chain amino acid transport system II carrier protein — protein MNTKYVFVVGFMLFAMFFGAGNLIFPPSIGHESGDHFWIGILGFVITGVGLPLIAVIAGAISKGGYDESLNHISKWFSVVFMVAIFLTIGPFFAIPRTATTAYELSVLPYLSGTSSLSLLIFSVLYFVIVFLIVLKPGYLVDTIGKALTPILLITIILLVVMGIVSYLGLTPNPTAGAFLEKNAFSVGFTEGYLTMDAIAALVFSLIVINAIRGLGFTDKKDLLNGTIKSALIAASLLGVIYVSLAWIGNRVALPGALPEGQNLGTYILTFVAEDVLGGFGVFILATIVFLACLTTCVGLIVAVAEYFNKLIPKLSYKAWAAIWTLVSLVLANQGLSTIIQGSVPVLMILYPIAMTVVALVIITYFVPSPKLSMQVPVYLISVVSILAVVYRSEYFGVAALEKLPLQVLESLPLFSTQFEWIPLLVIGYIIGYILGSKQEKIVYE, from the coding sequence ATGAATACTAAATATGTATTTGTCGTAGGATTCATGCTGTTCGCGATGTTCTTCGGGGCCGGAAACTTAATTTTCCCACCGTCAATCGGACATGAAAGCGGCGATCACTTTTGGATTGGAATATTAGGATTTGTAATTACTGGAGTAGGGTTACCACTCATTGCAGTAATTGCAGGTGCCATTTCAAAAGGTGGGTACGATGAGTCACTTAATCATATAAGTAAGTGGTTCTCAGTCGTATTTATGGTCGCTATCTTTTTAACAATTGGACCATTCTTTGCGATTCCGAGAACGGCAACAACTGCGTATGAACTGTCAGTATTACCATACTTAAGTGGTACAAGCTCATTAAGTTTACTCATCTTCTCGGTGTTATATTTTGTTATTGTTTTCTTAATTGTTTTAAAGCCAGGATATCTGGTAGATACTATTGGTAAGGCATTAACACCTATTTTATTAATTACTATTATTTTATTAGTCGTTATGGGTATTGTGAGCTACTTAGGTTTAACGCCAAATCCAACGGCTGGTGCATTTTTAGAAAAGAACGCCTTTTCAGTAGGATTTACAGAAGGTTATTTAACGATGGATGCAATTGCAGCACTTGTATTTAGTTTAATCGTTATAAATGCAATACGTGGACTCGGATTCACAGATAAAAAAGATTTACTTAATGGAACAATTAAATCTGCACTCATTGCCGCATCATTACTTGGAGTGATTTATGTATCACTCGCATGGATTGGTAACAGAGTTGCTTTACCTGGAGCATTACCTGAAGGTCAAAACTTAGGAACTTATATTTTAACGTTTGTAGCTGAAGATGTTCTTGGAGGATTTGGAGTATTTATACTAGCAACGATTGTATTCCTTGCTTGTTTAACAACTTGTGTCGGATTAATCGTAGCAGTTGCAGAGTATTTCAATAAATTAATCCCTAAATTAAGTTATAAAGCATGGGCAGCAATTTGGACACTCGTATCATTAGTACTTGCTAACCAAGGTTTAAGTACAATTATCCAAGGGTCAGTTCCAGTACTTATGATCTTATATCCAATCGCAATGACTGTCGTAGCGTTAGTAATTATCACGTATTTTGTACCATCACCAAAGCTTTCAATGCAAGTTCCAGTATATCTAATTTCGGTTGTTTCAATTCTTGCAGTCGTGTATCGATCAGAATATTTTGGAGTAGCAGCATTAGAAAAGCTACCGCTTCAAGTATTAGAAAGTTTACCATTATTCTCTACACAGTTTGAATGGATTCCATTATTAGTTATCGGTTATATCATCGGATATATACTCGGTTCAAAACAAGAAAAAATTGTATACGAATAG
- a CDS encoding S1 RNA-binding domain-containing protein → MKRLSGTTQFLTLDRVEGSTLYFKTEDDEVIRMNKSLQQEEYEVGQDVAVFIYPNTRGELFASPVIPKITRDKFDFVPVSEVTYDGVYIDIDAPKDFLIPYEDLPKLKKVWPKPGDKVMATLRVESDNQIYGRLITETEAREMSQPFDEEVFKTHRNTWLNARPYRLLKVGTFLLADDGYKVFVHESERKEEPRLGEAVKVRVIGFNEHNEMNGSFIEKAYKKIDTDADEIYEYLLLNGGSMVYNDKSSPEDIKSIFNMSKASFKRALGSLMKDGKITQDKKGTYIKKERE, encoded by the coding sequence ATGAAGAGATTATCAGGAACGACTCAATTTTTAACGTTAGATAGAGTAGAGGGGTCAACGTTATACTTTAAAACTGAAGACGATGAAGTAATTCGTATGAACAAATCATTACAACAAGAGGAGTATGAAGTCGGACAGGACGTTGCGGTATTCATATATCCAAATACGCGTGGAGAGTTATTCGCTTCTCCAGTCATTCCAAAAATTACTCGAGACAAATTTGATTTCGTACCAGTGAGTGAAGTGACGTATGACGGTGTGTACATCGATATCGACGCACCGAAAGATTTTTTAATCCCTTATGAAGATTTACCAAAACTTAAAAAAGTTTGGCCAAAACCTGGCGATAAAGTTATGGCAACTTTACGTGTAGAAAGTGACAACCAAATATACGGTCGATTAATTACAGAAACAGAAGCTAGAGAGATGTCACAACCGTTTGATGAAGAAGTGTTTAAAACACACCGTAACACATGGTTAAACGCAAGACCTTACCGCTTATTAAAGGTTGGTACATTCTTATTAGCTGACGATGGATACAAAGTATTCGTCCATGAATCAGAACGAAAAGAAGAGCCAAGACTCGGTGAAGCTGTAAAAGTAAGAGTCATTGGATTTAATGAGCATAACGAAATGAACGGTTCATTTATCGAAAAAGCTTACAAAAAGATAGATACCGATGCTGATGAAATTTACGAGTATTTACTTCTTAATGGCGGATCGATGGTCTATAACGATAAATCATCGCCAGAAGATATTAAATCGATATTTAACATGTCTAAAGCGAGCTTTAAACGCGCATTAGGTAGCTTAATGAAAGATGGTAAAATTACGCAAGATAAAAAAGGCACATACATTAAAAAAGAGCGCGAATAA
- the odhB gene encoding 2-oxoglutarate dehydrogenase complex dihydrolipoyllysine-residue succinyltransferase — protein MSEIIVPELAESITEGTIATWFKKVGDSVEKGEAVLELETDKVNVEIVSEEDGVISEVKAEEGDTVEVGQVVAVVGEGSGAPKAEETKAEEAKEEKKEEVKEETVVESKEDSQIVATPSARKLAREKGIDLADINAADPRGLVRSHDVNNHVNAPKEAPKAEQAKPEVKEQATFEKPVVREQMSRRRQTIANRLLEVSQSTAMLTTFNEIDMSAVMDLRKRKKDQFMERNDGTKLGFMSFFTKAVVAALKKYPAVNAEIDGKDLVYKQFYDIAIAVSTDEGLLVPVIRDCDRKNFAEIENDIIDVATRARDKKLTLDEMTGGSFTITNGGVFGSLMSTPIINGTQAAILGMHTIQQRPVAVDGKVEIRPMMYVALSYDHRIIDGAESVGFLKTIKELIENPEDLLLEG, from the coding sequence ATGAGTGAAATTATCGTTCCAGAGCTCGCAGAATCGATTACAGAAGGTACGATTGCGACTTGGTTTAAAAAAGTTGGAGACAGTGTTGAAAAAGGGGAAGCTGTTTTAGAACTTGAAACTGACAAAGTCAACGTTGAAATTGTCAGTGAAGAAGATGGTGTAATTTCTGAAGTGAAAGCTGAAGAAGGAGACACTGTTGAAGTCGGACAAGTTGTTGCTGTAGTTGGTGAAGGCAGTGGTGCACCTAAAGCAGAAGAGACTAAAGCAGAAGAAGCTAAAGAAGAGAAAAAAGAAGAAGTTAAAGAAGAAACAGTAGTTGAATCTAAAGAAGATTCACAAATCGTTGCAACGCCTTCAGCGCGTAAATTAGCACGTGAAAAAGGCATCGACTTAGCTGACATTAACGCTGCAGATCCAAGAGGTCTAGTACGTTCACATGACGTTAATAATCATGTCAACGCGCCTAAAGAAGCACCTAAGGCAGAACAAGCAAAACCAGAAGTTAAAGAACAAGCTACTTTTGAAAAACCTGTAGTGCGTGAACAGATGTCACGTCGTCGTCAAACGATTGCAAATCGTCTATTAGAAGTTTCTCAATCTACAGCAATGTTAACGACGTTTAACGAAATCGACATGTCTGCTGTTATGGATTTACGTAAACGTAAAAAAGATCAGTTTATGGAAAGAAATGACGGAACGAAACTTGGCTTCATGTCATTCTTTACAAAAGCTGTAGTCGCTGCACTTAAAAAATATCCAGCAGTTAACGCTGAAATCGACGGTAAAGATTTAGTTTACAAACAGTTCTATGATATTGCGATTGCAGTATCAACTGATGAGGGACTACTTGTACCAGTAATTAGAGATTGTGACCGTAAAAACTTTGCTGAAATTGAAAATGATATTATCGATGTTGCGACACGTGCACGCGATAAGAAATTAACGCTTGATGAAATGACAGGTGGATCATTCACAATTACAAATGGTGGAGTATTCGGTTCATTAATGTCTACGCCGATTATTAACGGCACTCAAGCTGCAATCTTAGGTATGCACACGATTCAACAACGTCCAGTAGCAGTAGATGGTAAAGTAGAAATTCGTCCAATGATGTATGTCGCATTAAGTTACGACCACCGTATCATTGATGGTGCTGAGTCTGTTGGATTCTTAAAAACAATTAAAGAATTAATTGAAAACCCTGAAGACTTACTATTAGAAGGTTAA
- a CDS encoding DUF1033 family protein yields the protein MYEIVIITADYEGWWLFEEWRDDVTESFIFNDYPTMKIKYDEIYQLLQDKYTSVKIGKYHIPAFFNCCEIQYCEDCDDDVQIYHSLIALENDTILEMK from the coding sequence ATGTATGAAATAGTTATAATTACAGCCGATTATGAAGGTTGGTGGTTATTTGAAGAGTGGAGGGATGATGTTACAGAGTCGTTCATATTTAATGATTATCCAACGATGAAAATAAAATATGATGAAATCTATCAATTATTACAGGACAAATATACATCCGTAAAAATCGGAAAGTATCATATCCCAGCATTTTTTAATTGTTGTGAGATTCAATACTGCGAAGATTGTGATGATGATGTACAAATATATCACTCTTTAATCGCGTTAGAAAATGATACGATATTAGAAATGAAATAA
- a CDS encoding ABC-F family ATP-binding cassette domain-containing protein, with translation MLQVSDVSLQFGDRKLFENVNIKFTPGNCYGLIGANGAGKSTFLKILSGEIDSQTGHVTMGPNERMAFLKQDHYQYEDETVLDVVLMGHEELWQIAEEKNAIYMKPDFNDEDGMRAAELEALYGEKGGYTADSDAENLLHGLGIDQDIVNKKMSELENSQKVKVLLAQSLFGNPDVLLLDEPTNGLDIKAIQWLEEFLINFENTVIVVSHDRNFLNNVCTHIADLDYGKIQIYVGNYDFWYQSSKLAKELMQEQNKKKEERIAELKEFIARFSANAAKSKQATSRKKMLEKIELDDIKPSSRRYPYVGFTPEREIGNDLLQVKNLSHSIDGTEILKDVNFTINPNDKAVIVGDSEIQKTVLLDILAGVIEPDEGEVIWGVTTTQTYMPKDNSEYFEGVELSLVDWLRQYAPEDEQTETFLRGFLGRMLFSGEEAKKHAHVLSGGEKVRAMLSKMMLSKANVLLLDEPTNHLDLESIQAVNDGLIKFKGSVLFTSHDFEFINTIANRVIELNEVGAMTKETSYEEYLIDKGILNKY, from the coding sequence ATGTTACAAGTTAGTGATGTGAGTTTACAATTTGGAGATAGAAAATTATTTGAAAATGTAAACATAAAATTTACACCGGGTAACTGTTATGGACTTATTGGTGCAAACGGTGCAGGTAAATCGACGTTTTTAAAGATCTTATCTGGAGAAATCGATTCTCAAACGGGTCATGTAACGATGGGACCAAATGAACGTATGGCGTTTTTAAAACAAGACCATTATCAGTACGAGGATGAGACAGTTTTAGACGTTGTATTAATGGGACACGAAGAGTTATGGCAAATTGCAGAAGAGAAAAATGCGATATACATGAAACCAGACTTTAATGATGAAGATGGTATGCGCGCAGCTGAGCTCGAAGCGTTATATGGTGAAAAAGGTGGATATACTGCAGATAGTGATGCTGAAAACTTATTGCACGGTTTAGGTATTGATCAGGATATCGTTAATAAAAAGATGTCTGAACTAGAAAACAGCCAAAAAGTAAAAGTATTACTCGCACAAAGTTTATTTGGTAACCCAGACGTGTTACTACTCGACGAGCCGACGAACGGTTTAGATATTAAAGCGATCCAGTGGTTAGAAGAGTTTTTAATCAACTTTGAAAACACTGTAATCGTCGTATCACACGACCGTAACTTCTTAAATAACGTCTGTACACATATCGCAGACTTAGATTACGGTAAAATTCAAATTTACGTTGGGAACTATGACTTCTGGTATCAGTCAAGTAAACTGGCTAAAGAGTTAATGCAAGAACAAAACAAGAAAAAAGAAGAACGTATCGCTGAGTTAAAAGAGTTTATTGCGAGATTTAGTGCAAACGCTGCAAAATCGAAACAAGCGACGAGTCGTAAAAAGATGCTCGAAAAAATTGAACTCGATGATATTAAACCGTCAAGCAGACGTTATCCATACGTTGGATTCACGCCAGAAAGAGAAATTGGGAACGATCTTTTACAAGTTAAAAATTTATCACACTCTATTGATGGAACTGAAATTTTAAAAGATGTAAACTTTACAATTAACCCGAACGACAAAGCGGTTATCGTTGGAGATAGTGAAATTCAAAAGACAGTTCTACTCGACATTTTAGCAGGCGTCATTGAACCTGACGAAGGTGAAGTCATTTGGGGTGTAACGACGACACAGACGTATATGCCTAAAGATAATAGTGAGTACTTTGAAGGCGTAGAATTATCACTCGTTGACTGGCTAAGACAATACGCACCTGAAGACGAACAAACAGAAACGTTTTTACGTGGTTTCTTAGGACGCATGTTATTTAGCGGTGAAGAAGCAAAAAAACACGCACACGTTCTTTCAGGTGGAGAAAAAGTACGAGCAATGCTGTCTAAAATGATGTTATCTAAAGCGAACGTTTTACTACTCGATGAACCGACAAACCACTTAGACTTAGAAAGTATTCAAGCGGTGAACGATGGTCTCATTAAGTTTAAAGGATCGGTTTTATTTACATCACATGACTTTGAATTCATCAACACGATCGCAAACCGAGTCATTGAACTAAACGAAGTCGGAGCAATGACTAAAGAAACATCTTACGAAGAATACTTAATTGACAAAGGTATTTTAAACAAATATTAA